Proteins encoded within one genomic window of Halobacteroides halobius DSM 5150:
- the ltrA gene encoding group II intron reverse transcriptase/maturase: MSSLYSIKDLVTKKRHLHCAAQKVLNNGGCGGIDGVEVEEFRENYTKNMSALYRQLTEDRYEPQPVLRTYISKGNGEQRPLGIPVIKDRIAQQAVKQILEIHFEEIFCDCSYGFRPNRSTEDAIKKVEEYKEQGYNWVLDADVKSYFDTIDHEILMELIAEEVSDGWVLDIIRSWLTIGVMTEQGREETTEGTPQGGVISPLLANIYLHHFDKKMRCRGYKIVRFADDFIIMAKSKAKAERALEVTRQIIENELNLRLHPRKTVITNFDDGFKFLEFRFYNGDYKMPKESSIKSFKDKVRKKTKRNRSIGVAVMIDELNLIIRGWGNSFLLGNVKGLYKRLDGWIRMRLRCFIEGKKAKGQNYRLPNKILRDLGLESLLTDVL; encoded by the coding sequence ATTAGTTCGCTATATAGTATAAAAGATTTAGTGACTAAGAAAAGACATTTACATTGTGCAGCTCAGAAAGTTTTGAATAATGGTGGTTGTGGAGGGATTGACGGTGTAGAAGTTGAAGAATTTAGAGAAAATTACACTAAGAATATGAGTGCTTTATATCGCCAGTTAACAGAAGATAGATATGAGCCACAACCAGTTCTAAGAACGTATATCTCAAAAGGAAATGGAGAACAAAGACCACTAGGTATTCCAGTAATTAAAGACCGAATTGCCCAACAAGCAGTGAAACAGATTCTAGAGATACACTTTGAAGAAATATTCTGCGACTGTTCTTATGGTTTTAGACCTAATAGGTCAACCGAAGATGCAATTAAGAAAGTAGAAGAATATAAAGAACAAGGTTATAATTGGGTATTAGACGCAGATGTCAAATCTTACTTTGATACAATAGATCATGAAATTTTAATGGAGCTGATAGCAGAGGAAGTAAGTGATGGTTGGGTATTAGATATTATTAGGTCGTGGCTTACTATAGGTGTCATGACTGAGCAAGGAAGAGAAGAAACAACGGAGGGAACTCCACAAGGAGGCGTAATTTCTCCACTTTTAGCAAATATCTACCTACATCATTTTGATAAGAAAATGAGGTGTCGAGGATATAAGATAGTTAGATTTGCCGATGACTTTATAATTATGGCTAAGAGTAAAGCTAAAGCAGAACGTGCTTTGGAAGTAACTCGCCAGATTATAGAAAATGAATTAAACTTAAGACTACATCCTCGGAAAACAGTAATTACGAATTTTGATGATGGGTTTAAATTTCTAGAATTTAGATTTTATAATGGTGATTATAAAATGCCAAAAGAGAGCTCTATTAAAAGTTTCAAGGATAAAGTAAGAAAGAAAACCAAAAGGAATAGATCAATAGGAGTAGCTGTAATGATTGATGAACTTAATTTAATTATTAGAGGTTGGGGTAATAGTTTTCTACTAGGAAATGTTAAAGGACTATATAAAAGGTTAGATGGTTGGATAAGAATGAGATTACGTTGTTTTATAGAAGGAAAGAAGGCGAAAGGGCAGAATTATCGCCTTCCTAATAAAATATTAAGAGATTTAGGACTAGAATCACTGCTTACCGATGTGCTTTAG
- the aspS gene encoding aspartate--tRNA ligase, translating into MKGMKRSHFCGDLSKKQVGEEVTLMGWVQRRRDHGGVIFVDLRDRFGIVQVVFNPEEGNQVFSVADELRKEYVISIKGKVRARPEGMINQELATGRIEIQAQDLHILDEAETPPFMIEDDVSAGEDLRLKHRYLDLRRKPMQDNIILRHKVKKAVRDYLDNNQFLEIETPILTKSTPEGARDFLVPSRISKGDFFALPQSPQLFKQLLMASGMERYFQIARCFRDEDLRADRQPEFTQIDMEMSFMKQEEIMELVEGMVQEIFAVADLEKPTEFPHISYQEAMERFGTDRPDARFGMELVDLSDIVADSEFNVFSGTVASGGQVKGINAKGCADFSRGQIDDLTDFVAVYGAKGLAWIKITEEGVNSQIAKFLSDEEIEEIIEKMEAKTGDLLLFVADNPKIVAASLGNLRLKLGQELDLIPEDEFNFLWVTDFPLVEWDDEAGRYVSLHHPFTNPKPEEIEKLEDNPEEVNAQAYDLVLNGIEVGGGSIRIHNSQLQKKVFDLLNMSEEEIEEKFGFLLEAFEYGTPPHGGIAFGLDRLVMLLAGLDTIRDVIAFPKTQSGTSPLTDAPSDVSHKQLDELGIEVEQEIELE; encoded by the coding sequence ATGAAAGGTATGAAAAGAAGCCACTTTTGTGGCGATCTGAGTAAGAAACAAGTAGGAGAAGAAGTAACATTAATGGGTTGGGTACAGAGAAGACGTGATCATGGTGGTGTAATTTTTGTTGATTTACGGGATAGATTTGGAATTGTACAAGTAGTATTTAATCCCGAAGAAGGAAATCAAGTATTTTCTGTAGCAGATGAATTAAGAAAAGAGTATGTAATTTCTATTAAAGGTAAAGTTAGAGCTAGACCAGAAGGTATGATTAATCAAGAATTAGCTACCGGGAGAATAGAAATTCAAGCTCAAGATTTACATATCTTAGACGAAGCAGAGACACCTCCGTTTATGATTGAAGATGATGTTTCGGCAGGTGAAGATTTAAGATTAAAGCATAGGTACTTAGATTTACGGAGAAAGCCAATGCAAGATAATATTATCTTGCGTCATAAAGTAAAGAAAGCAGTTAGAGATTATCTAGATAATAATCAATTTTTAGAAATAGAAACTCCAATTTTAACAAAGAGTACTCCAGAAGGAGCTAGAGATTTCTTAGTTCCAAGTCGAATTAGTAAAGGAGATTTTTTTGCATTACCACAATCTCCTCAGTTATTTAAGCAGTTATTAATGGCATCAGGTATGGAGCGTTATTTCCAGATCGCTCGTTGCTTTAGGGATGAAGATTTAAGAGCTGATCGACAGCCAGAATTCACACAGATTGATATGGAAATGTCTTTTATGAAGCAAGAGGAGATTATGGAATTAGTCGAGGGTATGGTACAAGAAATTTTTGCAGTAGCTGATTTAGAAAAACCAACTGAATTTCCCCATATCAGTTATCAAGAAGCTATGGAGCGCTTTGGTACAGATAGACCTGATGCTCGATTTGGTATGGAGTTAGTTGATCTATCAGATATTGTAGCTGATAGTGAATTTAATGTTTTTAGTGGTACTGTTGCTAGTGGTGGTCAAGTTAAAGGGATTAATGCTAAAGGATGTGCTGATTTTTCCCGTGGCCAGATAGATGATTTAACCGATTTTGTAGCAGTGTATGGTGCTAAAGGATTAGCTTGGATTAAGATAACCGAAGAAGGAGTTAATTCTCAAATTGCTAAATTCTTATCTGATGAAGAGATTGAAGAAATTATAGAGAAAATGGAAGCTAAAACTGGAGATTTATTATTATTTGTTGCTGATAACCCTAAAATAGTTGCAGCTTCTTTAGGTAATTTAAGATTAAAATTAGGTCAGGAATTAGATTTAATTCCTGAAGATGAATTTAACTTCTTATGGGTAACGGATTTCCCATTAGTAGAGTGGGATGATGAAGCGGGAAGATATGTTTCTTTACACCATCCATTTACTAATCCTAAACCAGAAGAGATAGAGAAATTAGAGGATAATCCAGAAGAGGTTAATGCTCAAGCTTATGACTTGGTTCTAAATGGAATTGAAGTTGGTGGTGGAAGTATTAGAATTCATAATAGCCAATTGCAAAAGAAGGTATTTGATTTATTAAATATGTCTGAAGAAGAAATAGAAGAAAAGTTTGGTTTCTTATTAGAAGCCTTTGAGTATGGAACTCCACCACATGGTGGTATTGCGTTTGGACTGGATAGGTTAGTAATGCTCTTAGCTGGATTGGATACTATTAGAGATGTAATTGCTTTTCCTAAAACTCAAAGTGGAACATCTCCATTAACAGATGCTCCATCAGATGTATCCCACAAACAACTTGATGAGTTAGGAATTGAAGTTGAGCAAGAAATAGAATTAGAATAA
- the hisS gene encoding histidine--tRNA ligase: MKYQAPRGTNDMLPQDTANWQYLEDIAKEIFSTYNYQEIRTPIFEQTALFQRGIGEATDIVEKEMYTFEDKGDRSLTLRPEGTASVMRSFLENKIYGQAQPTKYYYMGPMFRYERPQSGRYRQFHQLGVEVLGTDDPAVDAEIIALGMQILERLELDDLEVRLNSVGCPDCRSQYRDKLLDYFKPYLDQLCSDCQDRYERNPLRILDCKEDRDKEFMSDVPKLYEELCNECEDHFAGVQEYLDLLDIDYILDATLVRGLDYYTKTAFEVIYKGLGAQDTVFGGGRYDGLAQEVGGRDIPGVGFAMGMERVLLTVEEQEIDLAIDDSIDLFITTIGEEAKKAAFSYLYQLRQANLKVEMDYLGRSVSGQMKHADRNNAEYSIILGGNELESGVATIKNMKTGDQEEVALDNLVNKMKEYVK; encoded by the coding sequence ATGAAGTACCAAGCTCCAAGAGGAACTAATGATATGCTACCTCAAGATACTGCCAATTGGCAGTATCTTGAGGATATAGCTAAAGAAATTTTTAGTACATATAATTACCAAGAGATTAGAACGCCAATTTTTGAACAGACTGCTTTATTTCAAAGAGGGATTGGAGAAGCTACTGATATAGTAGAAAAAGAAATGTATACTTTCGAAGATAAAGGTGATAGAAGTTTAACATTGCGACCTGAAGGTACAGCTTCGGTAATGCGTTCATTTTTAGAAAATAAGATATACGGACAAGCTCAGCCTACGAAGTATTATTATATGGGGCCAATGTTCAGATATGAAAGACCTCAATCAGGAAGATATAGGCAGTTTCACCAGTTAGGAGTAGAAGTTTTAGGAACTGATGATCCAGCTGTTGATGCTGAAATTATTGCGTTAGGAATGCAGATTTTAGAGAGATTAGAACTAGATGATTTAGAAGTACGACTTAACAGTGTGGGTTGTCCAGACTGTAGATCCCAATATCGTGACAAGTTATTGGATTATTTCAAACCTTATTTAGATCAGTTATGTTCTGATTGTCAAGACCGATATGAACGAAATCCACTGCGAATTTTAGATTGTAAAGAAGATCGAGATAAAGAATTTATGTCTGATGTTCCTAAATTGTATGAAGAGTTATGTAATGAATGTGAGGATCATTTTGCTGGTGTACAAGAGTACCTGGATTTATTAGATATAGATTATATTCTTGATGCTACATTAGTTAGAGGATTAGATTATTATACCAAGACAGCTTTTGAGGTTATTTATAAAGGTTTAGGGGCTCAAGATACAGTCTTTGGTGGCGGTCGTTATGATGGTTTGGCCCAAGAAGTTGGAGGCCGTGATATTCCTGGAGTTGGTTTTGCAATGGGAATGGAGCGAGTATTATTAACTGTAGAAGAACAAGAAATCGATTTAGCAATAGATGATAGTATAGATTTATTTATTACGACAATTGGGGAAGAGGCTAAAAAGGCAGCTTTTTCTTATCTTTATCAACTACGCCAAGCTAATTTAAAGGTGGAAATGGATTATTTAGGTCGCAGTGTAAGTGGTCAAATGAAACATGCTGATAGAAATAATGCAGAATATAGTATTATTTTAGGTGGAAATGAGTTAGAATCTGGTGTAGCAACTATTAAGAATATGAAAACAGGAGATCAAGAAGAGGTAGCACTAGATAATCTAGTCAATAAGATGAAAGAGTATGTGAAATAG
- a CDS encoding peptidylprolyl isomerase → MLLNFFRERMKIIAAIGVIVFVAGGVLIYLNPGASPKANQAQAFDRPIATVNGAEVSYQKFNSQLGSILQKYKGRISPSQVLSLKSRVLNNMINQKLLVQQVKEKGLKSQISQEAVEEKLNQIIQNFIKQTPASSAKELDKLLKKQGRSLADIKTNLRPRIKESLAIQKLQQKITKQAKVTKEEVNKEYTKNKKKYKNKVTASHILIKTDKRTTKEAKAKANEILAKIKNGQEFSKMAKKYSEGPSGKKGGRLGSFAHGQMVPAFEKKAFSMSVGEVSKPVKTRFGYHLIKVTDKTNQEDIKEQIKDKLVAQQKQEQFNKWFTAVKDKADIVIKAQAIKAYQAFKDGKYKQAISGYKAAMKNNPQASYLYHNLAQVYQKQKKTDKVITTYQEAIKKYPKQINFYTKLANLYKKEGKTEKAINIYKQVLKKSKGNAQLHYSLGNLYRELDKKDKAVAQYDKFSELSGDNIMAHYRLYTVYQKMGLKEKAKQEMEKVKQIQKKRQQKSKEQRKKQ, encoded by the coding sequence ATGTTGTTAAACTTTTTTAGAGAAAGAATGAAGATTATAGCTGCAATAGGAGTTATTGTTTTTGTAGCTGGTGGTGTTTTAATTTATTTAAACCCAGGTGCTAGTCCAAAAGCCAATCAGGCTCAAGCATTTGATAGACCAATCGCTACTGTTAACGGAGCAGAAGTTTCTTATCAGAAGTTTAATAGTCAACTAGGTAGTATATTACAAAAGTATAAAGGGCGAATTTCTCCAAGTCAGGTATTATCTTTAAAATCTAGAGTATTAAATAATATGATTAATCAAAAGCTATTAGTGCAGCAAGTTAAAGAAAAAGGATTAAAGAGTCAGATTTCCCAAGAAGCTGTTGAAGAAAAGTTAAATCAAATTATTCAAAATTTTATTAAGCAAACTCCAGCTTCATCAGCTAAAGAGCTAGATAAATTATTAAAGAAGCAAGGACGTAGTTTAGCTGATATTAAAACTAATTTGCGGCCAAGAATTAAAGAATCTTTAGCTATCCAAAAGTTACAACAGAAAATCACTAAACAGGCTAAAGTAACTAAAGAAGAAGTTAATAAAGAGTATACTAAAAATAAGAAAAAATATAAAAATAAAGTCACAGCTAGTCATATCTTAATTAAGACTGATAAACGTACTACTAAAGAAGCTAAAGCTAAAGCTAATGAAATTTTAGCCAAGATTAAAAATGGACAAGAGTTTTCTAAAATGGCTAAAAAGTATTCAGAAGGACCTTCCGGTAAAAAAGGAGGACGTTTAGGTTCTTTCGCACATGGTCAAATGGTTCCTGCATTTGAAAAGAAGGCTTTTTCTATGTCAGTAGGAGAGGTTAGTAAGCCAGTAAAGACTAGGTTTGGTTATCATTTAATTAAAGTAACTGATAAGACTAATCAAGAAGATATCAAAGAGCAAATCAAAGATAAATTAGTAGCTCAGCAAAAGCAAGAACAATTTAATAAATGGTTTACAGCAGTTAAAGATAAAGCTGATATTGTAATTAAAGCACAAGCAATTAAGGCTTATCAAGCCTTTAAAGATGGTAAGTATAAACAAGCAATTTCTGGATACAAGGCAGCAATGAAAAATAATCCACAAGCTTCTTATTTATATCATAATTTAGCTCAAGTATATCAAAAACAAAAGAAAACTGATAAAGTGATTACCACTTATCAAGAAGCTATTAAAAAGTATCCAAAGCAAATTAATTTCTATACTAAATTAGCTAACTTGTATAAAAAAGAAGGTAAGACAGAAAAAGCAATTAATATTTATAAGCAAGTCTTAAAGAAAAGTAAAGGTAATGCTCAGCTTCATTATAGTCTAGGTAATTTATATCGTGAATTAGATAAAAAGGATAAAGCAGTTGCACAGTATGATAAATTCTCTGAGTTATCTGGGGATAATATAATGGCTCATTATAGATTATATACAGTTTATCAAAAGATGGGTCTTAAAGAAAAAGCAAAGCAAGAGATGGAAAAAGTTAAGCAGATTCAAAAGAAACGCCAACAAAAATCTAAAGAACAACGAAAGAAGCAATAA
- the hemZ gene encoding coproporphyrinogen dehydrogenase HemZ encodes MKVGLGIPEKYYGSVKGMLNVLLPKLEIERASEVINPKLIINSKLTTKQGIKVKSIILDKPKFSDQILDQEILNNCYNQYDFKKRCKIRVKLSIYRLLCDYLDQPLSPWGILIGVRPTKLVHSLFDRDFSKEKVDLILEEVYGIRTEKRNLLLRIIAKERSYLPSKEEAQKKVSLYLGIPFCPTRCAYCSFASYPFESYQQYVPDFLDALEYEIKKLGAAINELGLAIDTLYLGGGTPTVLSTGQLKRIINKLNKEFNLSDLREFSVEAGRPDTITKDKLSLLKASGVNRISINPQTMNQATLDKIERKHTIKQVLESFSLARELNFQNINMDLIIGLPGEEVADVKNSLEEIKRLNPDSLTIHTLALKRAAKMDNQVQLPSNVKVEKMLALTKQTAKDLNLESYYMYRQKYMLANLENIGYARSGLESIYNILMIEERQTVIGLGGGAITKMVNPKDWSLERLINPKFPKQYIEEVKERTDQKIIKLTSLVR; translated from the coding sequence ATGAAAGTAGGATTAGGGATACCGGAAAAGTACTATGGATCAGTTAAAGGAATGTTAAATGTTCTATTACCAAAATTAGAGATAGAAAGAGCTAGTGAAGTAATTAATCCTAAATTAATTATAAATAGCAAATTAACTACTAAGCAGGGAATAAAGGTTAAAAGTATTATTTTAGATAAACCTAAGTTTAGTGATCAAATATTAGATCAAGAGATATTAAATAATTGTTATAACCAATATGATTTTAAAAAACGTTGTAAAATAAGAGTCAAATTAAGTATTTATCGGTTACTATGTGATTATTTAGATCAGCCTCTAAGTCCTTGGGGGATTTTAATTGGCGTTAGACCAACTAAATTGGTACATTCTTTATTTGATCGAGACTTTAGTAAAGAAAAGGTAGATCTTATATTAGAAGAAGTTTATGGTATTCGCACTGAAAAAAGGAATTTATTATTGAGAATAATTGCTAAAGAAAGAAGTTATCTACCAAGTAAAGAAGAAGCCCAAAAGAAGGTCAGTCTCTATTTAGGGATTCCATTTTGCCCTACTCGTTGTGCTTATTGCTCTTTTGCTTCTTATCCTTTTGAGTCATATCAACAGTATGTACCTGATTTTTTGGATGCTTTAGAATATGAGATTAAAAAGTTAGGAGCAGCAATTAATGAGTTAGGTTTAGCTATTGACACTTTGTATTTAGGTGGGGGAACACCGACTGTTTTGTCAACAGGTCAGCTTAAAAGAATAATTAATAAGCTAAATAAAGAATTTAATCTTAGTGATTTAAGGGAGTTTAGTGTTGAAGCTGGAAGACCTGATACTATTACTAAAGATAAATTATCACTTTTAAAAGCATCCGGTGTGAATAGAATTAGTATTAATCCTCAAACTATGAATCAAGCTACTTTAGATAAAATTGAACGGAAACATACTATCAAACAGGTACTAGAAAGCTTTTCTTTAGCCCGAGAATTAAATTTTCAAAATATTAATATGGATTTGATTATAGGGCTGCCAGGAGAAGAAGTAGCTGATGTAAAAAATAGCTTAGAAGAAATAAAAAGATTGAATCCAGATAGTTTAACCATTCATACTTTAGCCCTTAAAAGAGCTGCTAAGATGGATAATCAAGTACAGCTTCCTAGCAATGTAAAGGTAGAGAAGATGCTAGCATTAACCAAACAAACAGCTAAAGATTTAAATTTAGAATCTTATTATATGTATAGACAAAAGTATATGTTAGCCAACTTAGAAAATATCGGATATGCTAGGTCTGGTTTAGAATCAATTTATAATATTTTAATGATAGAAGAACGACAAACTGTAATTGGTTTAGGTGGTGGAGCAATTACTAAAATGGTTAATCCAAAAGATTGGTCATTGGAGAGATTAATCAATCCTAAATTCCCTAAACAATATATTGAGGAAGTAAAGGAGCGAACCGATCAGAAAATAATTAAATTGACATCTTTAGTAAGATAA
- a CDS encoding MBL fold metallo-hydrolase: MLIKRIVVGNLKVNCYLVIDEDTKKAIIIDPGANKEAILEKVNEQNLTVKYIINTHVHADHIGANKYLLEETGAKLLVHKADAEFLQDPKLNLSAYIDDPQEKIISPVADKLLVAGDKIECGNLTFEVVHTPGHTPGSICLKSKQILFSGDTLFARGVGRTDFPQGSSPDLKNSLQKITQFDLNLKLYPGHGPTTTLEKAKKNNPYI; encoded by the coding sequence ATGCTTATTAAAAGAATAGTAGTAGGAAATTTAAAGGTTAACTGTTATCTTGTGATTGATGAAGATACTAAAAAAGCTATAATAATTGACCCGGGGGCAAACAAAGAAGCTATTTTAGAAAAAGTTAATGAACAGAATTTGACTGTTAAATATATAATTAACACCCATGTTCATGCAGACCACATAGGAGCTAATAAGTATCTTTTAGAAGAAACTGGAGCTAAATTACTAGTCCACAAAGCTGATGCTGAATTTTTACAGGATCCTAAATTAAATTTATCTGCTTATATAGATGACCCACAAGAAAAGATAATATCACCAGTAGCAGATAAATTGTTAGTAGCAGGAGATAAAATAGAATGTGGGAACCTAACTTTTGAGGTAGTTCATACCCCAGGTCATACTCCAGGAAGTATTTGTCTAAAGTCAAAGCAGATTTTATTTAGTGGAGATACCTTATTTGCTAGGGGAGTTGGAAGAACAGATTTTCCTCAAGGTTCTAGCCCAGATTTAAAGAATTCATTACAGAAGATTACACAGTTTGATTTAAATTTAAAATTATATCCAGGCCACGGGCCAACTACTACTTTAGAAAAAGCCAAGAAAAATAACCCATATATTTAG
- a CDS encoding RelA/SpoT family protein, whose product MALDQLLNEIESYIEDPNLDLVKKGYYLAKEAHQGQMRVSGEPFLSHPLRVAQILAELELDVVSITAALLHDVVEDTEITADEIEEEFGAEIRLLVNGVTKLNKIDFKTREEHQAASLRKMFLAMAEDIRVVLIKLADRLHNMRTLNYLSEEKRKRKANETLEIYAPLAHRLGMSRLKWELEDLSFRYLEPDKYHELANKLAKNRAEREAYIEDVIDTLEGKLEDVDIQGKIYGRPKHLYSINQKIINKNKSFDEIYDLTALRVIVDSVKECYQVLGILHEIWNPMPGRIKDYIAMPKSNMYQSLHTTVIGPKGEPLEIQIRTWEMHRTAEYGIAAHWRYKDGNPEDDDFEKKISWLRQLLEWQHDLKDAREFMENLKIELFEDEVFVFTPKGDVMPLPKGATPVDFAYHIHTDVGHTCVGAKVNGKMIPLEYRLDNGDIIEILTSSDSGPSRDWLNFVQTSRAKSKIKKWFKVQRKDEAIARGKEKLEKKLNKENFTLKEEEKRQKLGEIVKKSGVANIEGLYAGIGDNKFSVSSIIDKLRPQDKRKKVSPSPQQELNKLKRKQKARDNSDNKGVKVKGMEGLLVRIAKCCNPVPGDEIIGYITRGRGVSVHRTDCHNLEKLKNNEPERIIDVKWHVDQKATYDVELEIEALDKRSLLQELTAVISEAGININSVNARTTKEKLAYIKLLIEISSLDHMQDLINKLEAIDGVLNVQRANPS is encoded by the coding sequence ATGGCGTTAGACCAGCTTTTAAATGAAATAGAATCTTATATTGAGGATCCTAATCTTGATTTGGTTAAGAAAGGGTATTATCTTGCTAAGGAAGCTCATCAGGGCCAAATGAGGGTCTCTGGTGAGCCTTTTCTTAGTCACCCATTACGGGTAGCACAGATTTTAGCTGAGTTAGAACTTGATGTAGTCTCTATTACTGCTGCTTTATTACATGATGTAGTAGAAGATACTGAAATTACAGCAGATGAGATTGAGGAAGAATTTGGTGCAGAGATTAGATTATTAGTTAATGGGGTTACTAAATTAAATAAGATAGACTTTAAGACTAGAGAAGAACATCAAGCTGCTAGTTTACGCAAGATGTTTTTGGCTATGGCTGAAGATATTAGAGTAGTACTAATTAAGTTAGCTGATAGATTACATAATATGCGCACTTTAAACTATCTTTCTGAGGAGAAAAGAAAACGCAAGGCTAATGAAACTTTAGAGATTTATGCTCCTTTAGCCCATCGTTTAGGGATGTCGCGGTTAAAATGGGAGCTTGAAGATTTAAGTTTTAGATATTTAGAGCCAGATAAATATCATGAATTAGCTAATAAATTAGCTAAAAACAGAGCAGAAAGAGAAGCATATATTGAAGATGTGATTGATACTTTAGAAGGTAAATTAGAGGATGTAGATATTCAGGGTAAGATTTATGGTCGGCCTAAGCATTTATATAGTATTAACCAAAAGATAATCAATAAGAACAAAAGCTTTGATGAAATATATGATTTGACTGCTTTACGAGTAATCGTTGATAGTGTAAAAGAGTGTTATCAAGTATTAGGAATTTTACATGAAATCTGGAATCCTATGCCGGGTAGAATAAAGGATTATATAGCAATGCCTAAGTCTAATATGTATCAGTCTTTACATACCACTGTAATTGGCCCTAAAGGAGAGCCTTTAGAGATTCAGATTAGAACTTGGGAGATGCACCGGACTGCTGAGTATGGTATTGCAGCTCATTGGCGTTATAAGGATGGTAATCCAGAGGATGATGACTTTGAAAAGAAAATATCTTGGTTACGTCAATTATTAGAGTGGCAGCATGATTTAAAAGATGCTAGGGAATTTATGGAAAATTTAAAAATTGAGTTATTTGAAGATGAAGTATTTGTATTTACGCCTAAAGGTGATGTAATGCCATTACCAAAAGGTGCTACTCCTGTTGATTTTGCCTATCATATTCATACAGATGTAGGGCATACTTGTGTAGGGGCCAAGGTCAATGGGAAGATGATTCCTTTAGAGTATAGATTGGATAATGGGGATATTATTGAAATTTTAACTTCTAGTGATAGTGGACCAAGTCGTGATTGGCTTAACTTTGTTCAGACTTCACGTGCTAAAAGTAAGATTAAGAAATGGTTTAAAGTTCAACGTAAAGATGAAGCAATCGCTAGAGGAAAAGAAAAATTAGAAAAGAAGCTAAACAAGGAAAATTTTACTTTAAAAGAAGAAGAGAAACGTCAGAAGTTAGGAGAAATTGTAAAGAAATCTGGTGTAGCTAATATTGAGGGATTATACGCTGGAATTGGAGATAATAAGTTTTCTGTATCTAGTATAATAGATAAACTAAGGCCTCAAGATAAAAGAAAAAAAGTATCTCCTTCCCCCCAACAAGAACTAAATAAGTTAAAGAGAAAGCAAAAAGCTAGAGATAATAGTGATAATAAAGGTGTTAAAGTTAAGGGGATGGAAGGATTATTAGTTAGAATTGCTAAATGTTGTAATCCTGTTCCCGGAGATGAAATTATAGGTTATATTACGAGAGGGCGAGGAGTTTCAGTTCATAGAACTGATTGTCATAATCTAGAGAAGTTAAAGAATAATGAACCCGAAAGAATTATTGATGTAAAGTGGCATGTTGATCAAAAAGCTACTTATGATGTAGAATTAGAAATAGAAGCTTTAGATAAGCGATCTTTACTTCAAGAATTAACAGCAGTTATTTCAGAGGCAGGGATAAATATTAACTCTGTTAATGCTCGAACAACAAAAGAGAAATTAGCCTATATCAAACTTTTAATTGAGATAAGTAGTCTAGATCATATGCAAGATTTAATTAATAAGCTAGAGGCAATTGATGGAGTACTTAATGTACAGCGGGCTAATCCAAGTTAA
- a CDS encoding adenine phosphoribosyltransferase, whose protein sequence is MNLAEKVRTISDFPKEGVQFKDITTLLKDADAYQEAIDRIADRYQEEDIDLIIGVEARGFLIGAPLALKMNKGFVPVRKPGKLPGDIATKEYDLEYGSDTLEVHRDSIEEGQNVLIVDDLLATGGTVAATIDLIEEIGGNIIEIAFLMELEALNGREKMKGYDVFSLIKE, encoded by the coding sequence ATGAATTTAGCTGAGAAAGTTAGAACTATTTCAGATTTTCCTAAAGAAGGTGTTCAATTTAAAGATATTACCACTTTATTAAAGGATGCAGATGCTTATCAAGAAGCAATTGATAGAATAGCAGATCGTTATCAAGAAGAAGATATAGATTTGATAATTGGAGTTGAAGCACGTGGCTTTTTAATAGGAGCTCCATTGGCTTTAAAAATGAATAAAGGTTTTGTACCAGTTCGTAAACCAGGTAAGTTACCAGGCGATATTGCTACTAAAGAGTATGATTTAGAGTATGGCAGTGATACTTTAGAAGTACATAGAGATTCTATTGAAGAAGGGCAAAATGTTTTGATTGTTGATGATTTATTAGCTACAGGTGGAACGGTTGCTGCTACAATCGATCTAATTGAAGAAATTGGTGGTAATATTATAGAGATTGCTTTTTTAATGGAATTAGAAGCTTTAAATGGAAGAGAGAAAATGAAAGGTTATGATGTATTCTCTTTAATTAAGGAGTAA